In Prescottella soli, a genomic segment contains:
- a CDS encoding DUF2277 domain-containing protein, whose amino-acid sequence MCRNITELRGLEPAATPEEIEAAARQYVRKVSGIHKLSDANRAAFEKAVEEVTATTAELLAALPARRQPPKTVPPLRRPEVRERIAARGAAASS is encoded by the coding sequence ATGTGCCGAAACATCACCGAGCTGCGCGGGCTCGAACCGGCAGCCACACCCGAGGAGATCGAGGCCGCAGCCCGGCAGTACGTCCGCAAGGTCAGTGGCATCCACAAACTCTCGGACGCCAACCGGGCGGCCTTCGAGAAGGCCGTCGAAGAGGTCACCGCGACGACAGCGGAGTTGCTTGCCGCCCTGCCGGCGCGAAGGCAGCCACCCAAGACCGTCCCACCGCTGCGGCGGCCCGAGGTCCGGGAGCGGATCGCTGCACGGGGTGCGGCAGCGTCTTCCTGA
- a CDS encoding cytochrome P450, with amino-acid sequence MRVALELDTEAASIPHPPRRLPLLGDVLGVSLHTPVQDSMRLGRKLGPIFERKALGHRFVFVSGADMVAELSDESRFAKNVAPGIAELRGIGGDGLFTAYNEEPNWARAHNLLRPAFTQAAMRSYHDIMVQVAGELTDHWDARVGAPVDVSSDMTKLTLETIGRTGFSYSFDSFRREHPHPFVEAMVRALTHAQRRTFRNVPLLSKFLYRKSDQQNAADTAYMADVVDEVIRHRRDTVGEGPEDLLEIMLRTAREGDPNRLDEVNIRNQVVTFLVAGHETTSGALSFALYYLAHNPDVLARARAEVDAVWGDETPPFEKIAKLRYVRRILDETLRLWPTAPAYAREAREDTVLAGRYPMRAGDWMLVLIPALHRDPAWGDDPERFDPERFSPEHVRGRAPHIYKPFGTGERACIGRQFAIHEAVLVLGTILRRYDFSADPDYRLRIQERLTLMPVGFTLKLRPRDHE; translated from the coding sequence ATGCGCGTCGCGTTGGAACTGGATACCGAAGCCGCGTCGATCCCCCATCCGCCGCGCCGTCTGCCCCTGCTCGGCGACGTCCTCGGCGTCTCGCTGCACACCCCGGTCCAGGACTCGATGCGGCTCGGCAGGAAGCTGGGACCGATCTTCGAGCGCAAGGCCCTGGGCCACCGGTTCGTGTTCGTCTCCGGTGCCGACATGGTCGCGGAGCTGTCCGACGAGTCCCGCTTCGCGAAGAACGTTGCGCCCGGCATCGCAGAGTTGCGTGGCATCGGCGGCGACGGCCTGTTCACCGCGTACAACGAGGAACCGAACTGGGCGCGGGCGCACAACCTGCTGCGCCCGGCGTTCACGCAGGCCGCGATGCGCTCGTACCACGACATCATGGTGCAGGTGGCGGGTGAGCTCACCGACCACTGGGACGCACGGGTGGGCGCCCCGGTGGACGTGTCGTCGGACATGACGAAGCTGACCCTCGAGACCATCGGGCGCACCGGCTTCAGCTATTCGTTCGACTCGTTCCGCCGCGAGCATCCGCACCCGTTCGTCGAGGCGATGGTCCGGGCCCTCACGCACGCGCAGCGCCGCACGTTCCGCAATGTGCCACTGCTCTCGAAGTTCTTGTACCGCAAGTCCGATCAGCAGAACGCGGCCGACACCGCGTACATGGCAGACGTGGTCGACGAGGTGATCCGACATCGCCGTGACACGGTCGGCGAGGGCCCCGAGGATCTGCTCGAGATCATGCTGCGCACAGCCCGCGAGGGCGACCCGAACCGCCTCGACGAGGTGAACATTCGCAACCAGGTGGTGACATTCCTCGTCGCCGGTCACGAAACTACCTCGGGCGCATTGTCGTTCGCTCTCTACTACCTCGCACACAACCCGGACGTCCTCGCGCGGGCGCGCGCCGAGGTGGACGCGGTGTGGGGCGACGAGACGCCACCGTTCGAGAAGATCGCGAAGCTGCGCTACGTCCGACGCATCCTCGACGAGACGCTGCGCCTGTGGCCGACAGCTCCCGCGTACGCACGCGAGGCGCGGGAGGACACCGTGCTCGCCGGCCGGTACCCGATGCGGGCCGGCGACTGGATGCTCGTGCTCATCCCGGCACTGCACCGCGACCCGGCGTGGGGCGACGACCCGGAGCGGTTCGACCCCGAACGCTTCTCCCCCGAGCACGTCCGCGGCCGGGCGCCGCACATCTACAAGCCGTTCGGCACCGGCGAACGCGCCTGCATCGGAAGACAATTCGCGATCCACGAAGCCGTCCTCGTGCTGGGAACCATTCTGCGCCGCTACGACTTCTCCGCGGACCCGGATTACCGGCTGCGCATCCAGGAACGTCTGACGCTCATGCCCGTCGGCTTCACGTTGAAGCTGCGACCGCGTGATCACGAATGA
- a CDS encoding alpha/beta fold hydrolase produces the protein MGQPSSQEAPEPRRPVRFCTAPTGARIAYTCMGRGQALLVPAAWISHLELLWQDPAYRAFFTPLSAVRTVVQYDRPGCGLSDPWPGAQGLDTDVAVLQALADHLDLERFDLLGISLGAPVSVAFAARFPGRVGRLILYGGYADGAHIATPEVRTAMLGMIRAHWGLGSELLTDIFLPDGSAATKALFARLQREAASPLLAVDLLAQCYEIDVTDLLARVSAPTLVVHRRGDRAMPYRAGRELAARIPGARLVSLPGSSHFPHVGDAAAVVRVILEFLGDSSAVPPSERPAPPSGELTARQLQVAALVAEGMTNRQIGRRLGIEERSAEGHVERIRLRLGVTSRAQVAAWWARRVSPGPGTDVEVPD, from the coding sequence ATGGGCCAACCGTCCTCGCAGGAGGCACCCGAGCCGCGCCGCCCGGTCCGCTTCTGCACGGCGCCGACCGGCGCGCGGATCGCCTACACCTGCATGGGAAGGGGGCAGGCACTCCTCGTTCCCGCGGCGTGGATCAGCCATCTGGAACTGTTGTGGCAGGACCCGGCCTACCGCGCCTTCTTCACTCCTCTGTCAGCGGTCCGCACGGTGGTGCAGTACGACCGGCCCGGCTGCGGGCTTTCCGACCCCTGGCCCGGCGCCCAGGGGCTGGACACCGATGTGGCGGTGCTTCAGGCCCTCGCCGATCACCTGGACTTGGAGCGCTTCGACCTACTGGGCATCTCCCTGGGGGCGCCGGTGTCGGTCGCCTTCGCGGCGCGGTTCCCTGGGCGGGTCGGCCGGCTGATCCTGTACGGCGGTTACGCCGACGGCGCGCACATCGCCACGCCGGAGGTCCGCACCGCCATGCTGGGCATGATCCGGGCGCACTGGGGATTGGGGTCGGAGCTACTCACCGACATCTTCCTGCCGGACGGCAGTGCCGCGACCAAGGCGCTCTTCGCTCGGCTGCAGCGGGAGGCGGCGTCGCCACTCCTCGCCGTCGACCTGCTCGCGCAGTGCTACGAGATCGACGTGACCGATCTACTCGCCCGCGTCTCCGCGCCGACGCTGGTGGTGCACCGGCGCGGAGACCGGGCGATGCCCTACCGTGCGGGCCGGGAGCTGGCCGCGCGGATCCCCGGCGCGCGCCTGGTCTCGCTGCCCGGCAGCAGCCATTTCCCACATGTGGGCGATGCCGCCGCCGTCGTCCGGGTGATCCTGGAATTCCTGGGGGACAGTTCCGCCGTGCCCCCGTCGGAGCGGCCGGCCCCGCCCTCGGGTGAGTTGACCGCACGGCAGCTGCAGGTGGCGGCACTTGTCGCCGAGGGCATGACCAACCGGCAGATCGGCCGACGGCTGGGCATCGAGGAACGCTCCGCCGAGGGACACGTCGAGCGCATCCGTCTCCGCCTCGGCGTCACCTCCCGCGCCCAGGTGGCCGCCTGGTGGGCCCGACGCGTCTCCCCCGGCCCGGGAACCGACGTCGAGGTACCGGATTGA
- a CDS encoding class I SAM-dependent methyltransferase: MDASHDVLSFEPKEPTPTTPEAFRPHPLRGPFNALFFTALDRYLDHLLWPHKRSLFDDLPATVLELGPGVGANLRYLRAGTRLIAVEPNPAMHDRLRARAARAHIDLELHTTGAEQLDLPDASVDAVISSLVLCTVSDPGAVLAEVHRVLRPGGRYAFLEHVAAPDGTVLRRLQRAARRPWNWIFEGCSCERDLQASIEAAGFAETTIEAYRLHSPFLPVNTQIAGVSRKDS, translated from the coding sequence ATGGACGCCAGCCACGACGTGTTGTCCTTCGAGCCGAAGGAGCCGACGCCGACAACGCCAGAAGCATTTCGGCCCCATCCACTCCGCGGGCCGTTCAACGCCTTGTTCTTCACGGCACTCGACCGGTACCTGGATCACCTGCTGTGGCCGCACAAGCGATCCCTCTTCGACGACCTTCCCGCTACGGTCCTCGAGCTGGGGCCCGGTGTGGGGGCCAACCTGCGCTATCTCCGCGCCGGCACCAGGCTGATCGCCGTCGAGCCGAACCCGGCCATGCACGATCGCCTGCGCGCGCGAGCCGCACGCGCCCACATCGATCTCGAACTGCACACCACCGGCGCCGAACAGCTCGACCTGCCCGACGCGTCGGTGGACGCGGTGATTTCCAGCCTCGTGCTCTGCACCGTGTCCGACCCCGGCGCCGTCCTCGCCGAGGTGCACCGCGTCCTGCGTCCCGGCGGGCGATACGCCTTCCTGGAACACGTCGCCGCCCCGGACGGCACCGTGCTCCGGCGTCTGCAGCGGGCCGCCCGCCGGCCGTGGAATTGGATCTTCGAAGGCTGTTCCTGCGAGCGGGACCTGCAGGCATCCATCGAGGCTGCCGGATTCGCGGAGACGACCATCGAGGCCTACCGGCTGCACTCGCCCTTCCTGCCGGTCAACACGCAGATCGCCGGCGTCTCGCGCAAGGACAGCTGA
- a CDS encoding acetyl-CoA C-acetyltransferase, with protein sequence MPEVYIVDAIRTPIGKKNGGLAPVHPIDLGAHVIKAVVERTGIDPSDVDDVVFGCVDAIGGQAGNIARMSWLAAGLPQHVPGVTVDRQCGSSQQAIQFGAQAILAGTADLIIAGGVQNMSQIPISAAMIVGQQYGFSTPTAESKGWTARYGDEEVSQFRGAEMIADKWDISREELEKWALQSHERAKAAIAEGRFDNEIVPFGEVTTDEGPRETSLEKMAGLNVLVEGGRLTAAVASQISDGASALLLASEEAVKKYGLKPRARIHHMSARGDDPIFMLSAPIPATQHALEKTGLTIDDIDLVEINEAFAPVVLAWIKELGADPAKVNVNGGAIALGHPLGATGTKLMATLLNELERTNGRYGLLTICEGGGTANVTIIERIQD encoded by the coding sequence ATGCCCGAGGTTTACATCGTCGACGCGATCCGCACCCCGATCGGCAAGAAGAATGGTGGCCTGGCCCCCGTTCACCCGATCGACCTGGGCGCGCACGTCATCAAGGCCGTCGTCGAGCGCACCGGCATCGACCCGTCGGATGTCGACGACGTCGTCTTCGGCTGTGTCGATGCGATCGGCGGTCAGGCCGGCAACATCGCGCGCATGTCGTGGCTGGCCGCAGGTCTGCCGCAGCACGTGCCCGGCGTGACGGTCGACCGTCAGTGTGGTTCGAGCCAGCAGGCCATCCAGTTCGGTGCGCAGGCGATCCTCGCGGGTACCGCCGACCTGATCATCGCCGGCGGCGTCCAGAACATGAGCCAGATCCCGATCTCGGCCGCCATGATCGTGGGCCAGCAGTACGGCTTCAGCACCCCGACCGCCGAGTCCAAGGGCTGGACCGCGCGCTACGGCGACGAGGAGGTGTCGCAGTTCCGCGGCGCCGAGATGATCGCCGACAAGTGGGACATCAGCCGCGAGGAGCTCGAGAAGTGGGCTCTGCAGAGCCACGAGCGCGCCAAGGCCGCGATCGCCGAGGGGCGTTTCGACAACGAGATCGTCCCGTTCGGTGAGGTCACCACCGACGAGGGCCCGCGCGAGACCAGCCTCGAGAAGATGGCGGGCCTCAACGTGCTGGTCGAGGGTGGCCGCCTGACCGCCGCCGTCGCCAGCCAGATCTCCGACGGCGCCAGCGCGCTGCTGCTCGCGTCGGAGGAGGCCGTGAAGAAGTACGGCCTGAAGCCGCGCGCCCGCATCCACCACATGAGCGCCCGCGGCGACGACCCGATCTTCATGCTGAGCGCGCCGATCCCGGCCACCCAGCACGCGCTGGAGAAGACGGGCCTGACCATCGACGACATCGACCTGGTCGAGATCAACGAGGCCTTCGCGCCGGTCGTGCTCGCCTGGATCAAGGAGCTGGGGGCGGACCCGGCCAAGGTCAACGTCAACGGCGGCGCGATCGCGCTCGGCCACCCGCTCGGCGCGACCGGCACCAAGCTCATGGCGACCCTGCTCAACGAGCTCGAGCGCACCAACGGTCGCTACGGCCTGCTCACCATCTGCGAGGGTGGCGGCACCGCGAACGTCACGATCATCGAGCGCATCCAGGACTAG
- a CDS encoding TetR/AcrR family transcriptional regulator — protein sequence MTPPRDADESSNKSGRRAELLELAAGLFAERGLRATTVRDIADAAGILSGSLYHHFDSKESMVDEILRGFQDDLFGRYREIVDAGMGSRETFEALVIASFEAIDASHSAVAIYQDEVKHLAANERFAYLAERNQEFRDLWVGVLEAGVADGSFRKDLDIEIVFRFMRDTVWVAVRWYRPGGPMTAEAVAKQYLSIVLDGLASPDSHK from the coding sequence ATGACTCCACCCCGAGACGCCGACGAGTCTTCGAACAAGTCCGGGCGTCGCGCCGAGCTCCTCGAACTCGCCGCGGGCCTGTTCGCCGAACGTGGTCTGCGGGCCACCACCGTGCGTGACATCGCCGACGCGGCGGGCATCCTGTCCGGCAGCCTCTACCACCACTTCGACTCCAAGGAGTCGATGGTGGACGAGATCCTGCGCGGCTTCCAGGACGACCTGTTCGGCCGCTACCGAGAGATCGTCGACGCGGGCATGGGCTCGCGCGAGACCTTCGAGGCGCTCGTGATCGCGTCGTTCGAGGCGATCGACGCCTCGCACAGCGCGGTCGCGATCTACCAGGACGAGGTCAAGCACCTCGCCGCCAACGAGCGATTCGCGTACCTCGCCGAGCGTAACCAGGAGTTCCGCGACCTGTGGGTCGGGGTACTCGAGGCCGGTGTCGCCGACGGGAGCTTCCGCAAGGATCTCGACATCGAAATCGTCTTCCGCTTCATGCGCGACACGGTCTGGGTTGCCGTGCGCTGGTACCGGCCGGGTGGTCCGATGACCGCCGAAGCCGTTGCCAAGCAGTACCTCTCCATCGTTCTGGACGGGCTTGCCAGCCCCGACTCCCACAAGTAA
- a CDS encoding SDR family oxidoreductase, with product MTATIKSPLAVAPEEVAGHDLLKGKKIVVTAAAGTGIGFSTARRALLEGADVLVSDFHERRLGETVEKLSAEFGSQQVESFVCDVSSTEQVDALIVGAAEKLGRIDVLVNNAGLGGETPIVDMTDEQWDRVVDITLTSTFRATRAALRYFKGVEHGGVIVNNASVLGWRAQHSQSHYAAAKAGVMALTRCSAIEAAEFGVRINAVSPSIAKHPFLAKVTSDELLDSLASREAYGRAAEVWEIASVIAMLASDYTTYMTGEIVSVSSQRA from the coding sequence GTGACCGCCACCATCAAGTCCCCGCTCGCCGTCGCTCCCGAAGAGGTTGCGGGCCACGACCTGCTCAAGGGCAAGAAGATCGTCGTGACCGCCGCGGCCGGCACCGGCATCGGCTTCTCGACCGCGCGCCGCGCGCTGCTCGAGGGTGCCGACGTCCTGGTCTCGGACTTCCACGAGCGTCGTCTCGGTGAGACCGTGGAGAAGCTGTCTGCCGAGTTCGGCAGCCAGCAGGTCGAGTCGTTCGTGTGCGACGTCTCGAGCACCGAGCAGGTCGACGCACTGATCGTCGGCGCGGCCGAGAAGCTGGGCCGCATCGACGTCCTGGTCAACAACGCCGGCCTGGGCGGCGAGACCCCGATCGTCGACATGACCGACGAGCAGTGGGACCGCGTCGTCGACATCACGCTGACGAGCACCTTCCGCGCCACCCGCGCCGCGCTGCGCTACTTCAAGGGTGTCGAACACGGCGGCGTCATCGTCAACAACGCCTCCGTCCTGGGCTGGCGTGCGCAGCACTCGCAGTCGCACTACGCGGCCGCGAAGGCCGGCGTCATGGCGCTCACCCGCTGCTCCGCGATCGAGGCCGCCGAGTTCGGCGTCCGCATCAACGCGGTCTCGCCGTCCATCGCCAAGCACCCGTTCCTGGCGAAGGTCACCAGCGACGAGCTGCTCGACAGCCTGGCGTCGCGCGAGGCGTACGGCCGTGCCGCCGAGGTGTGGGAGATCGCGTCGGTCATCGCGATGCTCGCGAGCGACTACACCACCTACATGACCGGCGAGATCGTCTCGGTCTCCAGCCAGCGCGCGTAG
- a CDS encoding acyl-CoA dehydrogenase family protein, whose amino-acid sequence MDVSQGSATSENATADAAFAKEIREWLEENLSGKFAELKGLGGPGREHEAFEERLEWDRHLAAAGWTCLGWPKEYGGREATLSQQIIFHQEYARANAPARVSHIGEELLGPTLIAFGTEEQKQRFLPGIKTVTELWCQGYSEPGAGSDLANVSTTARLDGDQWSVNGQKVWTSLAHLADWCFVVARTEPGSSRHKGLSYLLVPMNQEGVEVRPIIQLTGTSEFNEVFFDNARTDADLVVGGEGNGWGVAMGTLTFERGVSTLGQQIGFARELESIVELAERNGAAKDPAIRNKISRAWMSLQVIRAHALRTLASVDASANGGEASVAKLLWANWHRGLGELAMEVQGAASLVGVENTEPGEELNDLQRLWLFTRADTIYGGSNEIQRNIIAERVLGLPREARP is encoded by the coding sequence GTGGACGTTAGCCAGGGAAGTGCGACCAGCGAGAACGCGACCGCCGACGCGGCCTTTGCGAAGGAAATTCGTGAATGGCTCGAAGAGAACCTCTCCGGGAAGTTTGCCGAGCTGAAGGGCCTCGGCGGGCCGGGGCGTGAACACGAGGCGTTCGAGGAACGCCTCGAGTGGGACCGTCACCTGGCTGCCGCCGGTTGGACCTGCCTCGGATGGCCCAAGGAGTACGGCGGCCGGGAGGCGACGCTGAGCCAGCAGATCATCTTCCATCAGGAGTATGCACGCGCGAATGCGCCTGCGCGCGTGAGCCATATCGGTGAGGAGCTGCTGGGCCCGACGCTCATCGCCTTCGGCACCGAGGAGCAGAAGCAGCGCTTCCTGCCGGGCATCAAGACCGTCACCGAACTGTGGTGCCAGGGCTACTCCGAGCCCGGCGCCGGCTCCGACCTCGCGAACGTGTCGACCACCGCGCGCCTCGACGGCGACCAGTGGTCGGTCAACGGCCAGAAGGTCTGGACGTCGCTCGCCCACCTGGCCGACTGGTGCTTCGTCGTCGCCCGTACCGAGCCGGGCTCGTCGCGCCACAAGGGCCTGTCGTACCTGCTGGTTCCCATGAACCAGGAGGGCGTCGAGGTTCGCCCGATCATCCAGCTCACCGGCACCTCCGAGTTCAACGAGGTGTTCTTCGACAACGCGCGCACCGACGCCGACCTGGTCGTCGGCGGCGAGGGCAACGGCTGGGGCGTCGCGATGGGCACGCTCACCTTCGAGCGCGGCGTCTCCACCCTCGGTCAGCAGATCGGCTTCGCCCGTGAGCTCGAGTCGATCGTCGAACTGGCCGAGCGCAACGGCGCGGCCAAGGATCCCGCGATCCGCAACAAGATCTCCCGCGCGTGGATGAGCTTGCAGGTCATCCGCGCCCACGCGCTGCGCACCCTCGCGAGCGTCGACGCGAGCGCCAACGGTGGCGAGGCGTCGGTCGCGAAGCTGCTGTGGGCCAACTGGCACCGCGGACTCGGCGAACTCGCCATGGAGGTCCAGGGCGCGGCCTCGCTGGTCGGCGTGGAGAACACCGAGCCGGGCGAGGAGCTCAACGATCTGCAGCGCCTGTGGCTGTTCACGCGCGCCGACACCATCTACGGCGGATCCAACGAGATCCAGCGCAACATCATCGCCGAGCGTGTGCTCGGCCTTCCCCGAGAGGCACGCCCGTGA
- a CDS encoding FadD3 family acyl-CoA ligase, whose translation MTTEPRTTPAALWRAVEQFGSNEAVADGSDRTTYTELLERVRLAARALMAKGIEAGDRVAIWAPNTHHWIEAFLAAHYAGATLVPISTRYTGHEALDLLERTQAKVLVVPDRFLKNDRLADVLKAAGDEGIPTLQLVLRTPSDDPAAAAPTTEFPGGEILEWDQLAAAAEPVTVEEADARARAVSPDDVADILFTSGTTGKSKGVMTAHRQTVGIADAWADCAEVDSNDRYLVINPFFHTFGYKAGLMVCILRGATMVPAAVFDVPTIMATIANEKISVLPGAPTIHQTILDFPTRDDYDLSSLRVAITGAAAVPVVLVERMQAELGYDAVITAYGQTEAVVVTMCRMDDDPVTVSTSSGRAIPGMEVKIGEHGEILVRGENVMLGYLDDPEATKKTIDADGWLHTGDVGVLDERGYLDITDRLKDMYISGGFNVYPAEIENALARMDSLAEAAVIGIPDERMGEVGRAYVVPKAGAVVTEDEVIAFCKERLANFKIPREVAIVGALPRNPSGKVLKNDLREGKA comes from the coding sequence GTGACCACCGAGCCCCGGACGACCCCGGCTGCGCTGTGGCGCGCCGTTGAACAATTCGGATCGAACGAGGCTGTTGCGGACGGATCCGACCGGACCACTTACACCGAACTGCTGGAGCGCGTGCGCCTCGCGGCCCGGGCGCTGATGGCCAAGGGCATCGAGGCGGGCGATCGCGTCGCGATCTGGGCGCCCAACACCCACCACTGGATCGAGGCGTTCCTGGCCGCGCACTACGCCGGCGCGACACTCGTCCCGATCAGCACCCGCTACACCGGTCACGAGGCCCTCGACCTGCTCGAGCGCACCCAGGCCAAGGTCCTGGTCGTCCCCGACCGCTTCCTCAAGAACGATCGCCTCGCGGACGTCCTGAAGGCTGCCGGCGACGAGGGCATCCCGACTCTGCAGCTCGTGCTGCGCACGCCGTCGGACGATCCCGCGGCCGCCGCCCCGACCACCGAGTTCCCCGGCGGCGAGATCCTCGAGTGGGATCAGCTCGCGGCCGCGGCCGAGCCGGTCACCGTGGAGGAGGCCGACGCTCGCGCCCGCGCCGTCTCCCCCGACGACGTCGCCGACATCCTGTTCACGTCCGGCACCACCGGCAAGAGCAAGGGCGTCATGACCGCGCACCGCCAGACGGTCGGCATCGCCGACGCGTGGGCCGACTGCGCCGAGGTCGACAGCAACGACCGCTACCTCGTCATCAACCCGTTCTTCCACACCTTCGGCTACAAGGCCGGACTCATGGTGTGCATCCTGCGCGGCGCCACGATGGTCCCGGCGGCGGTCTTCGACGTCCCCACGATCATGGCGACGATCGCGAACGAGAAGATCAGCGTGCTGCCGGGTGCCCCGACCATCCACCAGACGATCCTCGACTTCCCGACCCGCGACGACTACGACCTGTCGAGCCTGCGCGTCGCGATCACCGGCGCCGCTGCCGTGCCCGTCGTGCTCGTCGAGCGCATGCAGGCCGAACTCGGCTACGACGCCGTCATCACCGCCTACGGCCAGACCGAGGCCGTCGTCGTGACGATGTGCCGTATGGACGACGACCCGGTCACGGTGTCGACGTCGTCCGGCCGCGCGATCCCCGGCATGGAGGTCAAGATCGGCGAGCACGGCGAGATCCTGGTGCGCGGCGAGAACGTCATGCTCGGCTACCTCGATGATCCCGAGGCGACCAAGAAGACGATCGACGCGGACGGCTGGCTGCACACCGGCGACGTGGGCGTGCTCGACGAGCGCGGCTACCTCGACATCACCGACCGTCTCAAGGACATGTACATCTCCGGCGGGTTCAACGTGTACCCCGCGGAGATCGAGAACGCCCTCGCCCGAATGGATTCCCTCGCCGAGGCCGCCGTCATCGGCATCCCGGACGAGCGGATGGGCGAGGTCGGTCGCGCGTACGTCGTGCCGAAGGCCGGCGCCGTCGTGACCGAGGACGAGGTCATCGCGTTCTGCAAGGAGCGCCTGGCGAACTTCAAGATCCCGCGCGAGGTGGCGATCGTCGGCGCGCTGCCGCGAAACCCCTCGGGCAAGGTGCTGAAGAACGATCTGCGGGAGGGCAAGGCATGA
- a CDS encoding enoyl-CoA hydratase: MTVPHSVSDRGDVPDEGEVVTYEVRDHIAFVTLNRPNYRNAQNSVMTYALDAAFERAVEDDDVKVIVLAGNGEHFSAGHDIGTPGRDHHVHYENKAALWWDHLGKAGGDQRFARETEVYLGMCRRWREIPKPMIAQIHGACIAGGLMLAWCCDLIVASEDAFFADPVVRMGVPGVEYFAHPWVLGSRFAKEILFTGDRFSAQRAYEVGMVNRVVPRADLETETLELAARIVEMPRFGLALTKKAVNQCEDLMGQRAGMDSVFGLHHFAHAHNAEVGRDSLGGMDVNSMKAKAK; the protein is encoded by the coding sequence ATGACCGTCCCCCACAGTGTTTCCGATCGGGGGGATGTTCCCGACGAGGGGGAAGTCGTCACCTACGAGGTGCGGGACCACATCGCGTTCGTGACGCTGAACCGTCCCAACTACCGCAACGCCCAGAACTCGGTGATGACGTACGCCCTCGACGCCGCCTTCGAGCGGGCCGTCGAGGACGACGACGTGAAGGTGATCGTGCTGGCCGGCAACGGCGAGCACTTCAGCGCCGGCCACGACATCGGCACGCCCGGCCGCGATCACCACGTGCACTACGAGAACAAGGCCGCGCTGTGGTGGGACCACCTCGGCAAGGCCGGCGGTGACCAGCGTTTCGCCCGCGAGACCGAGGTCTATCTGGGCATGTGCCGTCGGTGGCGGGAGATCCCGAAGCCGATGATCGCCCAGATCCACGGCGCCTGCATCGCCGGGGGCCTCATGCTCGCGTGGTGCTGCGACCTGATCGTCGCCTCGGAGGACGCGTTCTTCGCGGATCCCGTTGTGCGTATGGGTGTTCCGGGTGTCGAGTACTTCGCACACCCGTGGGTGCTGGGATCGCGGTTCGCGAAGGAGATCCTCTTCACGGGCGACCGGTTCTCCGCGCAGCGCGCGTACGAGGTGGGCATGGTCAACCGGGTGGTGCCGCGCGCCGACCTCGAGACCGAGACCCTCGAGCTGGCCGCCCGCATCGTGGAGATGCCGCGGTTCGGACTGGCGCTCACCAAGAAGGCTGTCAACCAGTGCGAGGACCTCATGGGTCAGCGCGCCGGCATGGATTCGGTGTTCGGCCTGCACCACTTTGCCCACGCGCACAATGCCGAGGTGGGCAGGGACTCGCTGGGTGGAATGGACGTCAACAGTATGAAAGCGAAGGCGAAATAG